From the Moraxella sp. FZFQ2102 genome, the window CGCAGCTCCGGATTGTCGTCGTCCAATTCAGGCATCAGCGGCTCCAATGCCATACCGCAAAGAGGGCAGTTGCCGGGGCGGTCTTGCCGGATTTCCGGATGCATCGGGCAGGTGTAGCCCGAAGCAGCCGCTGCATCGGACGGTGTCTGCACAGGGCGGTGCTGTCCGTGTCCGTGTCGGCACTCGTGGTGTTTGGGCGGTTTGTGTGTTTCTTGCTTCATCACAATTTCTCCTGTTGGGTTCATAGGGTCATCACCGGTCGTTTACCGAAAAAGCAGGTACGGATTGGGCCGGTCAGAATGACGGTTTTTTCAGGCTGCCTGCAAATACCGATGCCGTCTGAAAAAGCAGAAGGTTCAGAACATCGCTTGCCGATGTGTCCGACAAGTCGGCATCATCATTTCCTTGGGGCTTGTTTTAAAGGCTGCCTGAAAACCCCAAATGCCGTCTGAAAAAGCCTTAAACCTGTTTTCAGACGACCTCAAAAGCACCGCTTTATCAAAAACGGTGCTTTTGCCTTATTGCCCCTACTGTTTTAGCCAGTCTTGCATCAGCTTGATTTCAGGTTCTTGGGCTTTGATGATGTCTTGAGCGAGCTTTTTCATTTTTTCGTCTTTGCCGTATTCTAATTGCACTTTTGCCATATTGACCGCTCCCTTGTGGTGGGGAATCATCGCTTTGGCAAAGGCGACATCAGGGTCGGTCTCATAAATTGCCGTCATCATTTCGCTGTGTGAATTGTCCAAGGCATAGGCTTTGGCGTGTGGGGCGTTGGCGTTTTGGGTGGTCGTGTCTTTGCCATTCAGCCAGCCATTCATCAAGTCAATTTCGGCTTGTTGTCCATCAATAATCGCTTGGGCAAGTTTTCTCATTGTTTCGTCTTTGCCAAATTCAAGCTGTACTTTTGCCATCTCAACTGCTCCGATATGGTGCGGAATCATACCTTTGGCAAAAGCGGTATCAGCATCAGCAAGATTGCCCGCTTTGCTCATCTCATCGCCCATCTTGTTCATCATTGCAAGATAGGCTTGGGTATGGGGCGGAGCATTTTGAGTGTCCATCGCCATAGCAGAGTGGTTCATATGGGCGTGGTTCATCTCTGCGTGCCCGTTTTGGTTATTTGGGCTGTCGTGGGTGGTTTGGGTGTGGTTATTGTCGCCTACCATCGAGTGCGTCGGCACTTCGTTTTTGCCGTCGGCACAAGCGGTTAAAGTCGCCAAAATAAGGGCAAGAGCAGATAATTGTACGGCACGGTTTTTAAACATTTTCATTACAGTTTTCCTTATCAAAATGGGATTTGGCAAACATTGGGCAAACATAAGTCCGCCCAATGTTTTAGCTAATCAATTACTTGCAATCACAATCGCCACAAGTGCAGTTTTGACAAATGCACGGCTCGCCATTTTGGCAGTTGCATTTTGGATTGCAATTTTGCCCTGTGCAAGATTGGCAACCGCAGTGGGCGTTTGGGTTTTTGATGATGTCGTTCATAACAATTCTCCAAATTAAAGGTTGATTATCAAAACAAAAACCGTTTTTAAACCACTAAAAACATTGCTTTTTTGTTTTGATGTGCGTATCATAAACCATAACCTTGCGTTAGGGTCAAGGGTTATTTTTACGGATTGACAATTTTTTACAAACGCCAAAACAAGGAGCAACAATGAACATCGGTCAAGCGTCCAAAGCCACAGGGCTATCCATCAAGCAAATCCGTGATTATGAAAAGTTGGGTTTGTTATCAAACACTTCACGCACATCATCAGGCTATCGCATTTATGATAATGAGACACTAATCCGCCTAAAATTCATCGCCAAAGCAAGGGGCGTGGGCTTTTCGCTTGCCCAAATTGGCGAGCTTTTGGCACTGCAAGACAATCCACACCGCAAAAGCTGTGAAGTTAAAAGCCTGACGGGCGTGCACATTGAATTTTTGACCCAGAAAATCGAAGAACTGACACAGATGAAAGCCACCTTGCAGGCGTGGAGCGACGCCTGCACCGGCGACAACGCCCCCGACTGCCCGATTTTAAAAGGCTTGGCGGAGGGCGGTGAGGATAAGGGCTGACAAAGTTTTTTGGCGGTTTTTTCAGGCAGGGTTAATTTAAGAAGGCCGTCTTAAAAAACACAATTTGTCGTTTTACCGCTGTTTTTTACCGCAAGAAGCACTTATCGGTGGTAAAAAACAGCGGTTTTTGACGCTTTGATGAGAAAAAATTCAGCCTGAAAACCGATGAGCGTTTTCAGGCTGGTTTTTTTGCCGAGCGTTCAAGGATAACTTTGGTACACGCTGTGCGTGCCGTTTTTGCCCAGCAGCAGCACATCGTAGGGGTCTTTTCGGCCGCCGTACGCTTCGCCGTCCATTCCCGGCGAGCCAATGGGCATTGCGGGCACGGCGATGCCGACGGCGTCGGGGCGTTCGGCAAGCAGGCGTTTGACTTCTGATGCGGGCGTGTGCCCTTCGACGGCGTAGCCGTCAATCACGGCGGTGTGGCAGGAGCCGTATTTGGGCGATATGCCCATTTGTGTGCGGATTTGGCTGTTGCCGGTGTCGTGGATTTTCACGCTAAAACCGTTGTCCTGCATATGCTTGACCCATTCGCCGCAGCAGCCGCAACTTGGGCTTTTGTACACTTCCAGTACGGGTTTGGCCTCTGCGGGGGCGGGGTTGGCGAGCATCCAGCCTGCGCCTGCCACGCTTGCCAAGACGGCTGATAGGGCCAAGGTTTTGCCAAAAAAGGATTTGTTCATTGTTTTGCCTCGTCGTGGGTTAAGTGGTTTGGGGATTTTTCAGGCAGGCTTAATCAAGCAAGGCCGTCTGAAAAAGCGGTTCGGGGTTTATTTCACTTGCAACATTGCCATCATTCCCAGATTTTCGTGTTCCAAGATATGGCAGTGGAACATTTTGAGACCCTTGTTTCCTTGGATAAAGCGGATGACGGCGGTTTCGCCTGGGCGCAGGTTGACCGTGTCTTTGCGGGCGCGGTAAGGCGCGGGGGCGGTGTTGCCGTTCAGGCTGGTTTGCAGCACTTCAAACTGCGTGCCGTGCAGGTGGAAGGGGTGATCCATATGGCTTTGGTTGGCCAGCGTCCATTCTTCGACATCGCCTTCGTTGCCGACAAAGTCCACGCGCTTCATATCGAAGGTTTTACCGTTGACCAAAAACACGCCTACCATATCTTGGGGAATGGTGTTTTGCATCGCGCCCGCCATTTCACCCGCCATTGCGCCGTGATCCATTCCCTGCATACCGCCTTGGCTTTGCGTGTTTTGCATCGGCTTCATTTGTTCGCTGAACACCACTTCACGCTTGACCACAGGCGCAGGCAGCGCAGGCAGTGTGCGCAAGGCGGCAGGCAGGGCGGCATCGGCGGGGGTGAATTGCACTTCGCCCAGGTTCAGGTCGGCGGCTTTTTCCTGCACCATCATTTTGCGGCGGTCGTAGTACAGGCTGGTGAGTTCGGCCGTGGTCTGCGCCTGACCGACGGCGAACACTTCCACCCGCTCGGCGGGGGCTAAAAACAGCTCGTCGGCGGGGGCAAGCGGTTTTTCCAAGAGGCCGCCGTCGGTGCCGACCACAATCCACTGCACACCTTTGATTTTCAGGCGCAGGTAGCGGGCGCTGGTGGCGTTCCAGATACGCAGGCGCTCGTTGCCGGAGAGCTTGATTTTCGGGCGGTATTGCCCGTTAATCAGCACGAATTCGCCTTCACGCCCGTTCATCCAGTCGAGCATTGTGTTGGGCGGAATGCTGCCGTCTTCATTCAGGCGCAAGTTGGAAATCAGCCAGTGCTGTTCGCTGTGGGCGAGCACATCGTTTTTGGCTTTGACGATGAGCGTACCGGCCAGCCCTTTGTAGACCTGCTCGGAAACATAATTGTGCGGGTGCGGGTGATACCAGTAAGTGCCGGCGCTGCCCTCGGGCAGGGTGAAGCGGTAGGTTTTGCTCTGCCCCGGCTCTATCGGGTCTTGTGGGTTACCGTCGGCGTCGTTGGGCACATCCAGCCCGTGCCAGTGCACGGTGGTGGGCTGCGGCAGGCGGTTGGTTACGGTGATTTCCACCGTATCGCCCTCGTACACTTCAATCTGCGGCCCGGGCAGCTGCCCGTTATACGCCCAAAACTCAGTTTCTTTGCCGCCCGCCATTGTGATTTTCACCGGCGCGGCCGTAATGGCTGCCTGAAACACGCCCGCCTGCGATGAAGCGTTGGCAAGCCTAGGCAAATCTTTAAGCGGCTGGCCCGAAGGCATCATTTCAGACGGCATCAGTTTTCCCGTTCCCTGCATATTGCCCATACCGCCCATCGTGCCGGACGCCATTTGGTGCCCTTGGCCGCCCATATCCATAGGCTGCCCGTTCATTCCGAAGCGCGACAAGGCATACCAAGACGCGCCCGCCGCACCGATGCCGATGCCGTAGAGTAAAAATTTTCTGCGATCCATTATTTGTCTCCTGTGTCAAGATTGGGGCGGTGTGTTATCTTCACCGCTTCGGTTTTGGCATTGTGCGTGCCGTGGCTGCCGTGTCCGCCGTGCATAAACAGGTGCATCAGGGGGCAGAGCATCAACAGGGCGAAGGGCAAAAGTGCGGGCTTGGCAAAGGCGATGACGGCGAAGGCGGCAGCCGCCAATACCAACAGGGCTTTTTTGTTTTTTGCCAGTTTGCTTAGGGTGTTCATCGTCGGTCTCCTTAAAGGTTTGGGTGAAACGGTTTTTTGAAAACTTGGGCTCAGTGTAAGCCCTTACCCTGCGTTAGGGTCAAGGGCTTTTTTGTGGGCGCCGGGTAAAGTTTTCTTGCCGTTTCTTTACGCTCATAGCCTGCTGTTGTTCAGCCGCAGAGCGTTGGCAATCACCGAGGCGGAGCTCACGCTCATCACCAAGGCGGCAATCATCGGCGAGAGCAGCCAGCCGGTAAAGGGGTACAGCACGCCGGCGGCAACGGGAACCCCTAGGCCGTTGTATAAGAAGGCAAATAACAGGTTTTCCTTCATATTGCGCACGGTGGCCTCAGACAATTTGCGTGCGGTGGCAATACCCCGCAAATCGCCTTTGACCAGACGAAATTTCCGCCCCTGCGTGCTTGATTGGCACGAGTAATTTTTTTGAATTGGCGGTGGCGGTGGCAATTTCTTTGTTCGGTTTGCACTCGGGGGCGGCATTGGCAACGGTGGTCGGTGTGCTGGTGGAAGTGCCTGTGATGCTCTCGCTAATGTGGTGGCTTAATCGGCAGGTAAAATAACGATGTGCCGTCTGAAACTTATTTTTCAGACGGCATATTTACCTTAAAACAATCAAACCTTTACCAAAATCTTCCCAATCTGTGCATTGCTTTCCATATAACGGTGAGCTTCCGCCATTTCATCAAAAGCAAAAACTTTGTCAATTTCTGGTTTTAATTGACAGCTTGCTAAGCCGTCAAACACGAATTTTTTCGCTTGAGCGGGTTTTTCTGGTACGGTAGTGATTTCAAACAATTCATAGCCTCGCACGGTTAAGTGTTTGCCTAAAATTGGGAACACAGGCACGGCGATATCATCGTGGCTTAATGCACCGTAGATGATGTATTTGCCGTCTTGTGTCATTGCGTTGATAATTTTTGCTGCTTCTTTGCCACCCACAGGGTCGAACACTAAATTCACGCCTTTGCCGTTTGTAATTTCTAGTAATTTAGCCGTAACGTCATCTTCTTTGGTGGCAATCACAAAATCCGCCCCTTTCTGTAAAAGCACATCGCCTTTGGCGTGCGTGCGAGACAGAGCAATCACGTTTGCCCCTTGCATTTTGGCGATTTGAATGGCGGCAATGCCTACCGAGATGGTCGCTCCGCCCAATACAACAAAATCGCCTTTTTGCACCTTGCCAAATTCAATCAAACCGCCGTATGCGGTTACAAACATCATCCAACTGGCAGCCGCTTGCTCCATCGTCAGATTTTCAGGGTGTTTTACCACTGCGTGAACAGGCATATTCACGAGCTCGCCATAAGTGCCGTATCGTTGCCGATATTCATCGGCAAGTTTAGAGCGTTTCGACCGTGAACGCTGCATTGCAGTGGAAGCAGATTTAGCCTTAGGGCAAACCATCGGCACCGCATTATCTCAAATCAACGAGCTACAGATAATGCAAAACCTGCCTGACGGCGTGCGCGTGCCATCATCGGGCGATGCGGAAATGATGGACGAAATGTTCAGCCAATTCGGCTTTGCTATGGCGTCTGGCGTAGCGATGGTGTTGTTAGTGCTGGTATTGTTGTTCAAGGATTTCTTGCAACTGCTTACCATTTTGACCGCACTTCCGCTCTCTATTGGCGGCGCAGCAGTTGGCTTGCTCGCCTACGGTGCAGCGTTGGATATGTCTTCTGTGATCGGCATTTTGATGTTAATGGGCATCGTAACTAAAAACTCCATTTTGCTGGTGGACTTCGTGATAGAAAAACGTCAACAAGGAATGATACGCCATCAAGCCTTAATTCAATCGGGTTCGGAACGTGTCCGCCCGATTTTAATGACCACCATTGCAATGGTAGCGGGAATGATCCCGGCCGTGTTTGCCAGCGGTGCAGGCGCGGCATTTAGAGCACCTATGGCAATCGCTGTCATTTGTGGTTTAATCGCCTCAACCTTGTTGAGCCTAGTATTTGTGCCTGTAGTTTATTCCTTAATGGATGACCTCAGAGAATGGCTAGCCCCGAAATTAGCCAAATTAACATCAGTAACACCGGAGGATAGAATCCCAAGAAGAGAAGGATAATCTTTTTGAAAAAATACTGTTTGAAATTTAAATTTCAAACGGTATCTCTTTATCGATGCTGGCGATTAACTGCAATAAGTGGCTTATTTAGCTTATCTTCTGTCATTCCATGCATATATGCATTATACTGCCATACAATAAATTGCTGTTTATATCGCTCATTAATTTCTTCCAAACGTTGTACTTGAGCTTTTAAATTCTTAACTTGCTTTTGCAGATAATCCATTGTTACATTCGGTTCTGGATTAGCTTTAGCACTTTCTTTTATTTTTTGTTTTCGTCTAGTAAAGGCTGTTTGAATATCTGAATAATTTGCAAGAGACTGTCTCTCAATACTTTTAACATTCAGTAGTTCTGCCACTTTATGACAGAGTAAATCCCATGTTAATTTACCCTCCCAAGTATTAATCAACATGATTATATCTTCTAAATTTTCTTCTGTAATAAGAATTTTAGGCATACTATAACTCCATTAGTCTATATAAATCATCGTCTAACTTAGCTGTTTCTTTCTTCTGTATATCTAGATCCATTCCTCTTTCCAACAAAGCTAATTTAATAGGGGAAGGATCATACTCATCAGGCATCCTTAATAAGGAACCATTTGGGATGCTCTCATTTTCTAAGAATTTAATTTTAGTTTTTATGTGAGTTAGTCTCCATCCTAAATTACTTATCCAGCGATCTGCACCAAAAACACCTATTTTATGGTGTTCTTTAGCTTTATTAAATTGTTCGGTTATCTGGGCTTCACACACCTTTAAGATTTCTAAGGAGTGCTCTAAACCTTTAATACAAACAAGCTCTTTACATGTTTCACAATCTCCATGACGAGAACATGGAGACATTGCATAATCATGTTCACAGATCCCTATTTCTGTTACCGTTGCGATTCCAATTCTATCTTTCCCTAAGTCTTCATAGGTAATAGGAAGATTCAAATGAATTTTATCTAAGATAGAAATATCTTCGGGAATGAGTAAATTCCTAACTGATTCACTTTTTTCTTCTTCTGTTCTGTGATCATAAGCCTTGTTATCTGCAACTCTTGCTCGTCCTGCCCAATTAGCTAAAGTTAACTCATCCATTCCTCCTCGTTCAGCTTTTGTACTTAACCAATGTCTTGCATTGTGTGATGGTAATCTTATGAATTCTCCTTTGGATGTGCCTATACAATGTTTTTCCCATAATGATGTTTTAGGACGAGTTTCAGAATAGCAAAACCTATCATTAATTTGATTCACCGTTGGTAACACAAAAGAAAAACTTTTAGGGGAAAAGTCATCATGAAATTCATTTTCTCTAAATAATAATAAAGCTTCAGAAACCTTAACATTTTTATGTTTATCAACATAAGGCCAATTATGAAATTTTGATGTATATTTTTTATATAAAAATTTTCCTAACACCTCATAAGTTATAATTCCATCATTTTCACTTATTAAATTTTTAAACCATTTAGTATTAGTGCTATTTTTGTCAATATCTAGTACTTCAACAATTTCACTTTTAGTTAAAGGCTTTTGGTATAAAGAACGGGATGGCGCAGCCTCTTTATTGTGTAGTGGTTCTTTCCAAAGGCATTGTAGGTCTTGCAGGAGTAAATCTGCTGGGGATATTTTGCGTTTGTGTAGCGTACCGTCAGCGACTTCCCAAATCCCATCATTTATCTTATCAGCACCTGCAACTCCTATAACTTTTCCATCTTTAAATGCACAATATGCAATATCTGATACACACTTACCATTTTCAAAAGTTATAATATTTCTTTAACCCACTCATTAACTTGTTTCATTAAATCATATATATCCATTTGTACCACTGTAGTGGTCAACTAATTCAACAGTCCCTGATAAGTTGATTTTGCTGGAACTGGTGCCAGACCTTGATTGTATTGATGTGGACGAATGTGATTATAATACATCACATAGTCTTTGACATCATTCATTGCACTTTCAACATCACGATAACCGCCTTTTGGCATCCACTCATGTTTAAAACTACGAAACCATCGCTCCATTGGGGCATTATCCCAACAATTGCCTCGGCGACTCATGCTTTGGACTAGCTTGTGTCTGTTTACACAAGCTGTAAACTTGTCACTGCCATAAATACTGCCTTGATCGGAGTGAAAGATCATGTTTGGTGTGTGTTTGATGTTTAGCATGGCATGGTTTAATGCATCAATCACTAAATTTGCATCATGACGATTACCAAGCTTCCAGCCCACTACTTGACGATTGGATAAATTAATAACCACTGCCAAATAATGCCACACGCCGTTAACCTTCAGATAGGTTGTATCACCACAAAGCACCGTTATATGAGGCTTAGGACTAAACTGTCGCTCCAGAATATTGTCAAATATTTGGCCATTGTCTTTGTCTTGATAACGCCATTTTTGCGGTTGTTTGCTAAATAAGCCTTGCTGCTTCATAAGCTTACGCACTAAATACAAGCCAACTGTGATACCTTTTGCTTGCAATCGTGCTTTGATACTGCGTTTACCTGCTGAGCCTCTGCTTTCGTCAAAAATGGCTTTTATGTGAGTGGCGATACCAACATGCTTAGCTGGTTTATTAGCCTGTCGTAACTGGGTATAGTAAGCACTTTCACTGACGCCAAATAACTTACATAAACGCTTGATGCCGTG encodes:
- a CDS encoding DUF305 domain-containing protein, which translates into the protein MKMFKNRAVQLSALALILATLTACADGKNEVPTHSMVGDNNHTQTTHDSPNNQNGHAEMNHAHMNHSAMAMDTQNAPPHTQAYLAMMNKMGDEMSKAGNLADADTAFAKGMIPHHIGAVEMAKVQLEFGKDETMRKLAQAIIDGQQAEIDLMNGWLNGKDTTTQNANAPHAKAYALDNSHSEMMTAIYETDPDVAFAKAMIPHHKGAVNMAKVQLEYGKDEKMKKLAQDIIKAQEPEIKLMQDWLKQ
- a CDS encoding Cu(I)-responsive transcriptional regulator; the protein is MNIGQASKATGLSIKQIRDYEKLGLLSNTSRTSSGYRIYDNETLIRLKFIAKARGVGFSLAQIGELLALQDNPHRKSCEVKSLTGVHIEFLTQKIEELTQMKATLQAWSDACTGDNAPDCPILKGLAEGGEDKG
- a CDS encoding DUF411 domain-containing protein, with the translated sequence MLANPAPAEAKPVLEVYKSPSCGCCGEWVKHMQDNGFSVKIHDTGNSQIRTQMGISPKYGSCHTAVIDGYAVEGHTPASEVKRLLAERPDAVGIAVPAMPIGSPGMDGEAYGGRKDPYDVLLLGKNGTHSVYQSYP
- a CDS encoding multicopper oxidase family protein, whose protein sequence is MDRRKFLLYGIGIGAAGASWYALSRFGMNGQPMDMGGQGHQMASGTMGGMGNMQGTGKLMPSEMMPSGQPLKDLPRLANASSQAGVFQAAITAAPVKITMAGGKETEFWAYNGQLPGPQIEVYEGDTVEITVTNRLPQPTTVHWHGLDVPNDADGNPQDPIEPGQSKTYRFTLPEGSAGTYWYHPHPHNYVSEQVYKGLAGTLIVKAKNDVLAHSEQHWLISNLRLNEDGSIPPNTMLDWMNGREGEFVLINGQYRPKIKLSGNERLRIWNATSARYLRLKIKGVQWIVVGTDGGLLEKPLAPADELFLAPAERVEVFAVGQAQTTAELTSLYYDRRKMMVQEKAADLNLGEVQFTPADAALPAALRTLPALPAPVVKREVVFSEQMKPMQNTQSQGGMQGMDHGAMAGEMAGAMQNTIPQDMVGVFLVNGKTFDMKRVDFVGNEGDVEEWTLANQSHMDHPFHLHGTQFEVLQTSLNGNTAPAPYRARKDTVNLRPGETAVIRFIQGNKGLKMFHCHILEHENLGMMAMLQVK
- a CDS encoding DUF2933 domain-containing protein; protein product: MNTLSKLAKNKKALLVLAAAAFAVIAFAKPALLPFALLMLCPLMHLFMHGGHGSHGTHNAKTEAVKITHRPNLDTGDK
- a CDS encoding zinc-dependent alcohol dehydrogenase family protein — protein: MQRSRSKRSKLADEYRQRYGTYGELVNMPVHAVVKHPENLTMEQAAASWMMFVTAYGGLIEFGKVQKGDFVVLGGATISVGIAAIQIAKMQGANVIALSRTHAKGDVLLQKGADFVIATKEDDVTAKLLEITNGKGVNLVFDPVGGKEAAKIINAMTQDGKYIIYGALSHDDIAVPVFPILGKHLTVRGYELFEITTVPEKPAQAKKFVFDGLASCQLKPEIDKVFAFDEMAEAHRYMESNAQIGKILVKV
- a CDS encoding efflux RND transporter permease subunit, with translation MEADLALGQTIGTALSQINELQIMQNLPDGVRVPSSGDAEMMDEMFSQFGFAMASGVAMVLLVLVLLFKDFLQLLTILTALPLSIGGAAVGLLAYGAALDMSSVIGILMLMGIVTKNSILLVDFVIEKRQQGMIRHQALIQSGSERVRPILMTTIAMVAGMIPAVFASGAGAAFRAPMAIAVICGLIASTLLSLVFVPVVYSLMDDLREWLAPKLAKLTSVTPEDRIPRREG
- a CDS encoding IS3 family transposase; this translates as MSREQKYQAIKTLKSHGIKRLCKLFGVSESAYYTQLRQANKPAKHVGIATHIKAIFDESRGSAGKRSIKARLQAKGITVGLYLVRKLMKQQGLFSKQPQKWRYQDKDNGQIFDNILERQFSPKPHITVLCGDTTYLKVNGVWHYLAVVINLSNRQVVGWKLGNRHDANLVIDALNHAMLNIKHTPNMIFHSDQGSIYGSDKFTACVNRHKLVQSMSRRGNCWDNAPMERWFRSFKHEWMPKGGYRDVESAMNDVKDYVMYYNHIRPHQYNQGLAPVPAKSTYQGLLN